A single region of the Macrobrachium rosenbergii isolate ZJJX-2024 chromosome 5, ASM4041242v1, whole genome shotgun sequence genome encodes:
- the LOC136838899 gene encoding WAG22 antigen-like: protein MLPECTLAFLCSVQAVSELCRQAAYLETDATRFIFLQKSKVIALWTVTLCFSAESNIRVVKATSETLEEATKKVSEKETKVEKRKADSGNIPPPPLYSLPGDQSLPVQPLPLEAFQQSTGQLSTGFSGPPLDIPQPTSTYFAPTAPHGSTVSGPNVVSFGLADAVTPSSIYKTPISTPGPGYTAPTGSTAGSLGSFASGTGSVLGGEASGAATFTPSQPYNAPSGSFSQSFSIPTGPSQSYNAGGIIITIAGSNGVGGGGVGGGGGIGGGYGGDVLGGSGGGAGGFGSGVSLGKDDGYAGGAAASAGVGLGGGGGGGGGYAGDILVGGGGGIGGFGSGVSHGKGDGYAGSAAVSAGVGLGGGGGDIFAGSGGGVGGFGSGVSLGKGDGYADSAAVSAGVGLGGGGGGDIFVGSGGGVGGLGSGISLGKGDGYADSAAVSAGVGLGGGGGGDIFVGSGGGVGGFGSGVSLGKGVGYADSAGVSTGVGLGGGGGGDIFVGSGGGVGGFGSGVSLGKGVGYADSAGVSTGVGLGGGGGGGDIFVGVGRSRRIWSGVSLVGYADSAGVRRSRTGRRRRRRHFCREWGGVGGFGSGVSLGKGVGYADSAGVSAGVGLGGGGGGGDIFVGSGGGVGGFGSGVSLGKGVGYADSAGVSAGVGLGGGGGGDIFVGSGGGVGGFGSGVSLGKGVGYADSAAVSAGVGLGGVGGGDIFVGSGGGVGGFGSGVSLGKGVGYADSAAVSAGVGLGGNGIVGGGGGYGESVGINGGSLGSGLSHSLGGTGGLGGSGGGYGGGLGVSSGVGFGGVSGGLGGGGLGGVISSGKSGGGGYGGGSIGVVGGGGGLQGDISIGKGGGGGFGSSSFGVGGGGLGGGLSVGKGGAGGYGSSSIGVGGGGLGGEVLVGKGGGGGYGTSSIGVGGGGLGGEVLVGKGGAGGFGSNSIGVGGGGLGGGALVGKGGGGGYGSSSIGVGGGGLGGEVLVGKGGGGGFGSSAIGVGGGGLGGGVLVGKGGGGGYGSSSIGVGGGGLGGGILAGKGVGGGYGSGLANVGGGGGGIAIGKGAGFGVSSGGISVAGGISTGKGGYDGSSSLAVGGGLGGSGFGISGGSSYGGSHGTGGGFGSSLSVGGGSSYADAFVGGGDFGHGGIGHTTGGSGVGYGGSSVHGGGGLGIGGINVGFGESAHVSGGGGVLGGSGSYDGVIGGVIASPVPDLPSSSYGAPGSVASAFGGSSLGSSIGVPTVPSSSYGTPSVPSSSYGAPSAFDSSLGVPSTFDSSFGAPEIGSSYAALGPDIPLGNLPTPSSSYGAPAISGSSFGGAPVPSSFGTPSVPSSSFGGPESIGSSYSAPIAPSGESFSVGHSAGGSVSSTFDVIHLDDHGDHGHGGDTACVHHGHDVHGGSHHGGGGGGFDHHGGGGGGFDHHGGGGGGFDHHGGGGGGYGGGSGGDHFGGGGFDHHGGGGGGFDHHGGGGGGFDHHGEEQVAMEEDLEGAILEEVLITMEEVLITMEEVEVDLITMEEVEVVSIIMEEEEVAMEEVLEESILEEEALITTEVEVLNTMEEWEALITMEEEAVLNITEEEVMVGVL, encoded by the exons gtcaTAGCACTATGGACGGTAACGCTGTGTTTCAGTGCAGAATCAAACATTCGTGTTGTGAAGGCAACTAGCGAAACCCTCGAAGAAGCAACGAAAAAGGTCtccgaaaaagaaacaaaagtagaaaaaagaaaag CTGACAGTGGGAacatccctcctccccctctgtACAGCTTACCTGGAGATCAATCTCTCCCTGTTCAGCCTTTACCCTTGGAGGCATTCCAGCAGTCGACTGGTCAGCTAAGTACGGGATTCAGCGGACCTCCTCTGGACATTCCACAACCTACCTCAACATATTTTGCACCAACTGCACCTCATGGGTCTACAGTCAGTGGTCCTAACGTCGTCAGTTTTGGTTTAGCTGATGCTGTCACACCTTCCAGCATATACAAGACACCCATATCTACCCCAGGTCCAGGATATACTGCCCCAACAGGCAGCACTGCGGGAAGCCTTGGTTCCTTTGCTTCAGGAACCGGAAGCGTTCTCGGTGGTGAAGCGTCTGGAGCAGCCACATTTACTCCAAGTCAGCCATATAATGCTCCATCAGGTTCTTTTAGCCAGTCCTTTAGCATACCAACAGGACCAAGTCAGTCCTATAATGCAGGAggaataattattactattgcaGGTAGCaatggtgttggaggaggaggagtaggaggaggaggaggaataggaggaggctATGGAGGAGATGTGTTAGGTGGGAGTGGGGGAGGTGCAGGAGGATTTGGAAGTGGAGTTTCTCTTGGAAAGGATGATGGATATGCAGGCGGTGCAGCTGCCAGTGCAGGAGTAGGActgggaggtggaggaggaggaggaggaggctatgCAGGAGATATTttagttgggggtgggggaggaataGGAGGGTTTGGAAGTGGCGTATCCCATGGAAAGGGTGAtggatatgcaggaagtgcagctGTTAGTGCAGGAGTAGGActgggaggaggaggcggagataTTTTTGCTGGGAgtgggggaggagtaggaggattTGGAAGTGGAGTATCCCTAGGAAAGGGTGATGGCTATGCAGACAGTGCAGCTGTTAGTGCAGGAGTAGGactggggggaggaggaggaggagatatttTTGTTGGGAgtgggggaggagtaggaggactTGGAAGTGGAATATCCCTAGGAAAGGGTGATGGCTATGCAGACAGTGCAGCTGTTAGTGCAGGAGTAggactgggaggaggaggaggaggagacatttTTGTAGGGAgtgggggaggagtaggaggattTGGAAGTGGAGTATCTCTAGGAAAGGGTGTTGGATATGCAGACAGTGCAGGGGTTAGTACAGGAGTAggactgggaggaggaggaggaggagacatttTTGTAGGGAgtgggggaggagtaggaggattTGGAAGTGGAGTATCTCTAGGAAAGGGTGTTGGATATGCAGACAGTGCAGGGGTTAGTACAGGAGTAggactgggaggaggaggaggaggaggagacatttTTGTAGGAgtggggaggagtaggaggattTGGAGTGGAGTATCTCTTGTTGGATATGCAGACAGTGCAGGGGTTAGGAGGAGTAggactgggaggaggaggaggaggagacatttTTGTAGGGAgtggggaggagtaggaggattTGGAAGTGGAGTATCTCTAGGAAAGGGTGTTGGATATGCAGACAGTGCAGGGGTTAGTGCAGGAGTAggactgggaggaggaggaggaggaggagacatttTTGTAGGGAgtgggggaggagtaggaggattTGGAAGTGGAGTATCTCTAGGAAAGGGTGTTGGATATGCAGACAGTGCAGGGGTTAGTGCAGGAGTAggactgggaggaggaggaggaggagacatttTTGTAGGGAGTGGGGGAGGAGTTGGAGGATTTGGAAGTGGAGTATCTCTAGGAAAGGGTGTTGGATATGCAGACAGTGCAGCTGTTAGTGCAGGAGTAGGACtgggaggagttggaggaggagataTTTTTGTAGGGAgtgggggaggagtaggaggattTGGAAGTGGAGTATCTCTAGGAAAGGGTGTTGGATATGCAGACAGTGCAGCTGTTAGTGCAGGAGTAGGACTTGGAGGGAATGGTATAGTTGGTGGTGGTGGAGGCTATGGTGAGTCTGTAGGTATCAATGGGGGAAGTTTAGGATCTGGTTTGTCCCATAGTCTTGGTGGAACTGGAGGGCTTGGAGGTAGTGGAGGAGGGTATGGAGGTGGATTAGGAGTGAGCTCTGGAGTGGGATTTGGAGGGGTGTCTGGTGGTCTTGGAGGAGGAGGCTTAGGAGGTGTGATATCTAGTGGaaaaagtggaggaggaggatatggaGGTGGTTCTATTGGtgttgtaggaggaggaggaggcttacAAGGTGATATATCAATTGGaaaaggtgggggaggagggtttGGAAGTAGTTCTTTTGGTGTGGGAGGAGGAGGCCTAGGAGGAGGGTTATCAGTTGGCAAAGGTGGGGCAGGAGGATATGGAAGTAGCTCCAttggtgttggtggaggaggcTTAGGTGGAGAGGTATTAGTTGGcaaaggtgggggaggagggtaTGGAACCAGTTCCAttggtgttggtggaggaggcTTAGGTGGAGAGGTATTAGTTGGCAAAGGTGGGGCAGGAGGGTTTGGAAGCAATTCCAttggtgttggtggaggaggcTTAGGTGGAGGGGCATTAGTTGGcaaaggtgggggaggagggtaCGGGAGCAGTTCCAttggtgttggtggaggaggcTTAGGTGGAGAGGTATTAGTTGGcaaaggtgggggaggagggttCGGAAGCAGTGCCAttggtgttggtggaggaggcTTAGGAGGAGGGGTACTAGTTGGcaaaggtgggggaggagggtaTGGAAGTAGTTCCATTGGTGTTGGAGGTGGAGGTTTAGGAGGAGGAATATTAGCTGGAAAAGGAGTTGGAGGAGGGTATGGAAGTGGTTTAGCTAATGtaggtggaggaggtggtggcaTAGCTATTGGAAAAGGTGCAGGATTTGGAGTTAGTAGTGGAGGAATATCCGTTGCAGGTGGGATTTCAACTGGAAAAGGAGGGTATGATGGATCCAGTTCTCTGGCTGTTGGAGGAGGACTAGGTGGTAGTGGATTTGGTATAAGTGGAGGAAGTAGTTATGGAGGTTCTCATGGAACGGGAGGAGGGTTTGGAAGCAGTTTATCTGTTGGAGGAGGGAGTAGTTATGCGGATGCTTTTGTCGGTGGAGGAGACTTTGGACATGGAGGTATTGGGCATACTACTGGAGGAAGTGGAGTAGGCTATGGAGGCAGTTCTGTTCATGGAGGAGGGGGTCTTGGCATTGGTGGAATAAATGTAGGATTTGGAGAAAGTGCTCATGTcagtggtgggggaggggttttAGGAGGAAGTGGAAGTTATG ATGGTGTCATTGGTGGTGTTATAGCATCACCGGTTCCTGATCTTCCAAGCTCATCATATGGAGCACCAGGAAGTGTTGCCAGTGCCTTCGGAGGATCAAGTCTTGGTTCCTCCATTGGAGTTCCTACAGTTCCATCTTCTTCATACGGAACACCTTCAGTACCTTCTTCTTCATATGGAGCACCCTCAGCATTTGATTCATCACTTGGAGTACCATCAACTTTTGACTCTTCATTTGGAGCACCTGAAATTGGCAGTTCATATGCAGCACTTGGACCTGATATACCATTAGGTAATCTGCCTACCCCTAGTTCTTCTTATGGAGCACCAGCAATTTCTGGTTCATCCTTTGGAGGGGCTCCTGTTCCAAGTTCTTTTGGGACGCCATCTGTTCCAAGTTCTTCATTTGGAGGTCCTGAATCCATTGGGTCCTCTTACAGTGCTCCCATAGCACCATCTGGAGAATCATTTTCTGTTGGCCACAGTGCAGGTGGTTCTGTTAGTTCTActtttgatgtaatccatttagATGATCATGGGGACCATGGCCATGGGGGGGACACTGCTTGTGTACACCATGGACACGATGTCCATGGAGGCAGCCAtcatggaggaggtggaggtggtttTGATCACCATGGAGGAGGTGGGGGTGGTTTTGATCACCACGGAGGTGGTGGGGGTGGTTTTGATCaccacggaggaggaggaggtggttatGGAGGAGGATCTGGAGGGGACCAttttggaggaggaggttttGATCACcatggaggaggtggaggtggattTGATCACcatggaggaggtggaggtggtttTGATCATCATGGGGAGGAGCAGGTGGCTATGGAGGAGGATCTGGAGGGGGCCATTTTGGAGGAGGTTTTGATCACCATGGAGGAGGTTTTGATCACcatggaggaggtggaggtggattTGATCACcatggaggaggtggaggtggtttCGATCatcatggaggaggaggaggtggctatGGAGGAGGTTCTGGAGGAGTCCATCTTGGAGGAGGAGGCTTTGATCACCACGGAGGTGGAGGTTTTGAACACCATGGAGGAGTGGGAGGCTTTGATCACCATGGAGGAGGAGGCGGTTTTGAACATCACGGAGGAGGAGGTTATGGTGGGGGTTCTGTAG